A region from the Fusarium musae strain F31 chromosome 1, whole genome shotgun sequence genome encodes:
- the GPI3 gene encoding Phosphatidylinositol N-acetylglucosaminyltransferase gpi3 subunit (EggNog:ENOG41~BUSCO:EOG09262TO9~CAZy:GT4) — translation MTRRTYNIAMVSDFFFPQPGGIESHIYQLATKLVDRGHKVIIITHAYDDRKGVRYLTNGVKVYHVPFLVIYRSATFPTVFSFFPIFRNICIRERIEIVHGHGSLSSLCHEAILHARTMGLRTVFTDHSLFGFADAGTILTNKLLKFTLSDVDHSICVSHTCKENTVLRASLDPVMVSVIPNAVVAENFRPKDVPASPSPQATTFGSEGPVYPPPQRIGPRDTITIVVISRLFYNKGTDLLIASIPRVLENHPNTRFIIAGSGPKAIDLEQMIETNVLQDRVEMLGPIRHEEVRDVMVRGHIYLHPSLTEAFGTVIVEAASCGLYVVCTQVGGIPEVLPSHMTTFAKPEEDDIVLATSKAISAMRAGKIRTEKFHEQVKKMYSWQNVALRTERVYDGISGTIPEDEFYGIDTSGYGSRIRNFALIDRLKRYYGCGIWAGKLFCLCCVVDYLFFLFLEWWFPRDNIDICPDWPRKRPADDDASSRKGAHSNRSSTSQGVPKLE, via the exons ATGACACGCCGCACGTACAATATCGCCATGGTCagcgacttcttcttcccgcAACCAGGAGGCATCGAATCTCACATTTACCAACTCGCTACGAAGCTTGTCGACCGTGGCCACAAAGTCATCATCATAACTCATGCCTACGACGACCGGAAGGGCGTGCGGTACCTCACAAACGGCGTCAAGGTCTATCACGTTCCTTTCCTCGTTATCTATCGTTCCGCAACGTTTCCAACGGTCTTTTCATTCTTCCCCATTTTTAGAAACATTTGCATACGCGAGCGCATCGAGATTGTGCATGGTCATGGCAGCCTTAGCAGTCTATGCCATGAAGCTATCTTGCATGCTCGTACCATGGGGTTACGTACTGTTTTTACAGATCATTCGCTCTTTGGCTTTGCCGACGCTGGAACAATTCTCACaaacaagctcctcaagtttACTTTGAGTGATGTTGATCACAGCATATGTGTCAGCCATACATG TAAGGAAAACACGGTCCTTCGCGCATCACTCGATCCAGTCATGGTCTCTGTGATACCAAACGCTGTTGTTGCAGAAAACTTTCGTCCCAAGGATGTCCCAGCGTCACCATCTCCCCAAGCCACGACTTTTGGCTCAGAAGGACCAGTCTATCCTCCACCTCAGCGTATCGGACCTCGCGATACCATCACAATCGTCGTCATCTCGCGCTTGTTCTACAACAAAGGCACTGATCTCCTTATTGCCTCTATTCCTCGTGTGTTGGAAAATCATCCAAACACCCGCTTTATCATTGCCGGCTCTGGCCCCAAAGCCATCGATCTTGAACAAATGATCGAAACAAACGTGCTCCAGGATCGTGTCGAGATGCTCGGTCCCATCCGTCACGAAGAAGTAAGAGATGTCATGGTTCGAGGTCACATATACCTCCACCCGTCTCTGACCGAAGCTTTCGGAACTGTCATTGTTGAGGCCGCCAGCTGTGGGCTTTATGTCGTGTGTACACAGGTTGGCGGCATCCCAGAAGTCCTGCCTTCGCATATGACGACTTTCGCCAaaccagaagaagacgatATCGTCCTCGCCACAAGCAAGGCCATCAGTGCGATGCGTGCGGGAAAGATTCGTACCGAGAAATTCCACGAACAAGTCAAAAAGATGTACTCATGGCAAAATGTCGCTCTGCGCACGGAACGCGTTTATGATGGCATTTCGGGCACCATCCCTGAGGATGAATTCTACGGTATTGATACATCAGGTTACGGTAGCCGCATACGCAACTTTGCTCTTATAGATCGTCTGAAGCGCTACTATGGTTGTGGTATCTGGGCTGGAAAGCTCTTCTGTCTTTGTTGTGTTGTGGAttacctcttttttctctttctagAGTGGTGGTTTCCGAGGGACAACATTGATATATGCCCCGACTGGCCTCGCAAGAGACctgccgatgatgatgcaagTTCCAGGAAGGGTGCACATAGTAATCGATCAAGCACATCACAAGGGGTTCCGAAGCTCGAATAA
- a CDS encoding hypothetical protein (BUSCO:EOG09261EM7): MYARYIPPSKGRGNSNASSPHSSSNPSNSTAPTPTTNAFGFSRYVPPSAKPIPQSMYNETPQVQYFDDAPPTNTKRKIDSSDESKGITGPDSKKPKIEEPTIQKDREDAPKKKKKVRRGKRRTGATNEERDDDGIKPAQEAPEIKPKEADATHEESQTMDEGSAKGKEKPKREMKEKKEKRKSNNEEQESEVPDRPVPEDEDRSEDVSMTDVAEPIETVPEPTEPAADEDDKRRKRREKKKKEKETEPAEEQEDELQTNQRHKTVMSKLEKSLKLASELPADEQDEEDQGELHGLEPLPQPEPVSSLTTSKPNYKILPSWLEDPIRVSQDTRTPFAELEIIPKACRVLEEKGFRDAFAVQTAAIPLLLPTSKPRGDVLISAATGSGKTLAYALPVVRDISQGCLTRLRALVVLPTRELVKQAQETFELCARAFDGGDRKRVRVGISIGSQSLEAEQKAFIDQELRYDPDTYKKLKQETQRRNQLKWGLSSSEHLQDLDKEDTDPRLSHMNGYVVDYLSKIDVLICTPGRLVEHMEQTRGFNLDYVRWLVVDEADKLLAQSFQGWLDLVMEKFRINKFTARDFHGMDFSGVRKVILSATLTRDLSLLNQLGLQRPRLIVLESDGDIQIAEHSLPASLKEHAIRVHDSNLKPLYLLDLLRSQDMLMASPNKDEEEPKAEEAEDSATSSNSSSSSDFDSDSDSDSDTTSDTSSGTSSDSDSDTESSAKPKVSGRTLKSHIPISLIFTKSNESALRLSRLLALLDPSLTDHIGTLTSTTPTHIRRKTLRAFSTASSPICLLVASDLVARGIDLPNLDHVINYDLPPSVAGYVHRVGRTARAGRSGCAWTLVGDDESGWFWGKIAKGAGVKRAQKVGRTRIEEIDEKRVEDYEAALEKLGKEAGR; this comes from the coding sequence ATGTACGCCAGATATATACCTCCCTCTAAGGGTAGAGGCAACTCAaatgcttcttctcctcactcGTCATCAAACCCTTCAAACAGCACTGCTCCTACTCCTACAACGAATGCCTTCGGTTTTTCGCGATACGTCCCTCCGAGCGCAAAGCCCATACCTCAATCTATGTACAACGAGACTCCTCAAGTCCAATACTTCGATGACGCACCGCCCACAAATACCAAGCGCAAAATAGATTCTTCAGATGAGAGCAAAGGAATAACAGGCCCTGAtagcaagaagcccaagatagAAGAGCCAACTATACAAAAGGATAGAGAAGATGCGccgaaaaagaagaagaaggtcagaAGAGGCAAGCGAAGAACTGGAGCTACCAATGAAGAACGCGACGATGACGGCATCAAGCCCGCGCAAGAGGCCCCTGAGATCAAACCGAAGGAAGCAGATGCAACGCACGAAGAGAGCCAGACTATGGATGAAGGTTCTGCAAAGGGCAAGGAAAAGCCGAAACGAGAaatgaaggaaaagaaagagaagaggaagtcaAATAATGAAGAGCAAGAATCAGAAGTTCCTGACAGACCTGTTcccgaggacgaggatcgCAGCGAGGATGTTTCCATGACCGACGTGGCAGAACCCATTGAGACTGTGCCTGAACCTACCGAACCAGCggcagatgaggatgataaAAGACGGAAGCgcagggaaaagaaaaagaaggaaaaggaaactGAGCCAGCagaggaacaagaagatgaactGCAGACAAATCAGCGCCACAAGACGGTCATGAGTAAGCTGGAGAAGTCTCTTAAGCTTGCCAGTGAGCTGCCTGCGGACGaacaggatgaagaagatcagGGCGAATTACACGGTCTCGAACCTTTGCCTCAACCGGAGCCGGTCAGCTCTCTGACGACCTCGAAGCCGAACTACAAGATTCTACCCTCTTGGCTCGAGGATCCCATCCGTGTCTCTCAAGACACACGTACACCCTTCGCTGAACTGGAGATCATTCCCAAAGCTTGTCGAGTGTTAGAGGAGAAGGGATTCCGAGATGCCTTCGCTGTGCAAACTGCCGCAATCCCTCTCCTGCTGCCAACAAGCAAGCCACGCGGAGATGTGCTTATATCTGCGGCGACCGGTTCTGGTAAGACATTGGCTTATGCCCTGCCTGTCGTACGGGATATCAGTCAAGGTTGCCTCACGAGGCTGCGTGCACTAGTAGTGCTGCCAACACGTGAGTTGGTTAAGCAAGCTCAAGAAACCTTTGAACTATGCGCTAGAGCATTCGATGGTGGTGATCGAAAAAGAGTGCGAGTGGGCATCTCCATTGGTAGCCAGTCGCTTGAGGCCGAGCAGAAAGCCTTTATAGATCAGGAGCTTCGATATGACCCTGATACATACAAGAAGCTGAAACAAGAGACACAACGTCGAAACCAACTGAAGTGGGGCCTTTCGTCATCagaacatctccaagatctcgaCAAGGAGGATACAGACCCTCGGTTGAGTCACATGAACGGATATGTGGTTGATTACCTTTCCAAAATAGATGTTCTGATATGCACTCCTGGACGACTGGTTGAGCATATGGAGCAAACAAGGGGCTTCAACCTGGATTACGTTCGATGGCTGGTAGTTGATGAGGCAGATAAGCTACTTGCTCAGAGCTTCCAAGGCTGGCTTGACCTCGTTATGGAAAAGTTCCGCATCAATAAGTTTACCGCACGAGACTTCCATGGCATGGACTTTTCTGGTGTTCGTAAGGTCATTCTGAGTGCCACGCTCACAAGAGATCTGAGTCTTCTCAACCAATTAGGTCTGCAAAGACCACGACTGATTGTCCTGGAGAGCGATGGCGATATCCAGATTGCTGAGCATTCTCTGCCCGCATCGCTGAAAGAGCATGCAATTAGAGTGCACGACAGCAACCTCAAGCCCCTCTACTTGCTTGATCTACTCCGCAGTCAGGACATGCTCATGGCGAGCCCTAAcaaagacgaagaggaacccaaggccgaagaagctgaagattcAGCTACTAGTTCTAACTCAAGCTCCAGTTCTGACTTCGACTCCGACTCCGACTCCGACTCTGATACTACTTCTGACACTAGCTCGGGCACATCTTCTGACTCGGACTCGGACACAGAGTCCAGTGCCAAACCCAAGGTTTCGGGACGCACACTTAAGTCTCACATCCCTATTTCTCTTATTTTTACAAAGTCCAACGAATCTGCACTTCGTTTGTCACGACTACTCGCCTTGCTGGATCCCTCCTTGACAGACCACATTGGCACACTCACGTCAACCACACCAACACACATCCGTCGCAAGACTCTCCGGGCCTTCTCTACTGCCTCGTCTCCCATTTGCCTCCTTGTCGCCTCCGACCTTGTCGCTCGTGGTATCGATCTTCCCAACCTTGACCACGTAATCAACTACGACCTACCGCCTAGTGTAGCCGGCTATGTTCACCGAGTTGGTCGAACAGCTCGAGCTGGAAGGTCAGGATGTGCATGGACACTCGTTGGTGACGATGAGAGTGGTTGGTTCTGGGGCAAGATTGCCAAGGGCGCTGGAGTCAAGAGAGCACAAAAGGTTGGGCGAACAAGGATTGAGGAAATCGATGAAAAGAGAGTGGAAGATTATGAGGCTGCTTTGGAGAAGTTGGGTAAGGAAGCAGGAAGGTAA